A single region of the Tissierellales bacterium genome encodes:
- a CDS encoding 50S ribosomal protein L25, producing MAATRTLSAENRLEIGKTQASKLRRKGLIPAVVYGHNKETQNISVDNKEFVKYLHRSGESSIVGIKLGDERIQSIVKEVQYHPISEDVLHVDFQRLEENEKIKLAIPIKFDHMDILQGSTAVMAHPLDEIEIQCMPRHIPEHSIHIDVKSLKMGDTIHVSDLELFKDENIEVLDDADRVVASLSDVKEMKVETETEEDGPIYESQASILS from the coding sequence ATGGCAGCAACAAGAACTTTAAGCGCCGAAAACCGACTAGAGATAGGTAAGACTCAAGCATCAAAATTGAGGAGAAAAGGTTTAATTCCAGCAGTAGTCTATGGACACAACAAAGAAACACAAAACATAAGCGTAGACAATAAGGAATTTGTTAAGTATTTGCACAGAAGTGGAGAATCTAGCATTGTAGGAATTAAATTGGGAGATGAAAGAATACAATCTATTGTAAAAGAAGTACAATATCATCCAATTTCAGAAGATGTACTACATGTTGATTTTCAGCGTCTTGAGGAGAATGAAAAAATCAAATTAGCTATTCCAATTAAATTTGATCATATGGATATTCTTCAAGGATCTACAGCTGTTATGGCACATCCATTGGATGAAATAGAAATTCAATGTATGCCAAGGCATATTCCAGAACATTCGATTCACATCGATGTCAAATCATTAAAAATGGGAGATACAATTCATGTTTCAGACCTAGAACTTTTTAAAGATGAAAATATAGAAGTTTTAGATGACGCAGATCGCGTAGTCGCATCACTTTCAGATGTAAAAGAAATGAAAGTTGAGACTGAGACAGAAGAGGACGGCCCTATTTATGAAAGTCAAGCTAGTATATTAAGTTAG
- a CDS encoding fumarate hydratase, which translates to MRKINSELIVQAVKKLCIDVNTKLPDTTYGRLKECLGEETSEVGKSILGQLLENADLAKKNSDPICQDTGMAVFFVTLGQEVIIEGMTLEEAINEGVRRGYGEGYLRKSIVKDPIDRINTNDNTPAIIHIKTEAGDKLTIEFAPKGFGSENMGALKMLKPSDGLEGVRNFVIETVKNAGPNPCPPIVVGVGIGGTMEKACEIAKRALLREINTPSENDRWAEVEKELLSDINDLDIGPQGLGGKTTALAVHIETYPTHIAGLPIAVNINCHAARHGKIIL; encoded by the coding sequence ATGAGGAAGATAAATAGTGAATTGATTGTTCAAGCTGTAAAAAAACTATGCATAGATGTAAATACCAAATTGCCAGATACAACATATGGAAGATTAAAAGAATGTTTGGGAGAAGAGACATCGGAAGTAGGAAAATCTATATTGGGACAATTACTTGAAAATGCTGATTTAGCTAAGAAAAACAGTGACCCAATTTGCCAAGACACTGGAATGGCAGTGTTCTTTGTCACATTAGGACAAGAAGTGATCATTGAAGGTATGACATTAGAAGAAGCTATAAATGAAGGTGTCAGAAGAGGATATGGTGAAGGATATCTTAGAAAATCAATAGTAAAAGACCCAATTGATAGAATAAATACAAATGACAATACTCCCGCTATAATACATATAAAAACCGAAGCTGGAGATAAATTGACTATTGAATTTGCGCCTAAAGGATTTGGAAGTGAGAATATGGGTGCTTTAAAAATGCTCAAGCCATCTGATGGATTAGAAGGAGTTAGAAATTTTGTTATAGAGACAGTTAAAAATGCAGGTCCTAATCCATGCCCACCTATAGTTGTCGGAGTTGGCATAGGTGGAACTATGGAAAAAGCTTGTGAAATAGCTAAGAGAGCACTACTTAGAGAGATAAATACTCCATCTGAAAATGATAGATGGGCTGAAGTTGAAAAAGAACTTTTGTCAGATATAAATGATTTAGACATTGGTCCACAAGGGCTAGGAGGTAAAACCACAGCTTTGGCAGTTCATATCGAAACATATCCAACGCATATAGCGGGATTACCCATAGCAGTAAATATAAATTGCCATGCGGCTAGACATGGGAAAATAATATTGTAA
- a CDS encoding Fe-S-containing hydro-lyase — protein sequence MADYYETLPLSDEFIEKLMPGDRLYLSGIIYTGRDAAHKRMVESLDSGEELPFDLDKASIYYVGPCPAKPGEVIGSCGPTTSYRMDDYTPKLLDEGLQIMIGKGLRSQIVIDSMIKNKALYLAAVGGAGALIKHTIVEAELIAYEDLGAEAVRRLKVKDFPTIVAIDAKGNSLYER from the coding sequence ATGGCAGATTATTATGAAACACTACCACTAAGTGATGAATTTATAGAAAAATTAATGCCAGGAGATAGATTGTATTTAAGCGGAATAATATATACAGGACGAGACGCAGCGCACAAGAGAATGGTTGAATCATTAGACAGCGGCGAAGAATTGCCGTTTGATTTAGATAAGGCAAGCATATATTATGTAGGGCCTTGTCCAGCTAAACCAGGAGAAGTAATAGGATCTTGTGGCCCTACAACGAGTTATAGAATGGATGACTATACTCCAAAGTTATTAGATGAAGGGCTTCAAATAATGATAGGAAAGGGACTTAGAAGTCAAATAGTTATAGATTCAATGATAAAGAATAAAGCTTTATATTTAGCAGCAGTTGGAGGAGCAGGAGCTCTTATAAAGCACACTATAGTAGAGGCTGAGCTCATAGCTTATGAGGATTTAGGTGCTGAGGCAGTTAGGAGACTAAAAGTAAAGGATTTTCCTACAATAGTTGCAATTGATGCTAAGGGAAATAGTTTATACGAAAGATAG
- a CDS encoding aminotransferase class I/II-fold pyridoxal phosphate-dependent enzyme: protein MKNNYIEKSLDAYSNEVEKRYHMPGHKAAFAWEPLENALKYDVTEVDGTDNLMHPEGAIKLFMDEMTGFYKTKRTYISVNGSTGALMAAISTVCDRGDKVIVQRDAHKSIYNAIGLLDLKTTYVYPKIDSNWRVPMGVDVEEISSAIKSNIEAKALILTHPNYYGFGQNLDEIVKLAHEAGLYVIIDEAHGAHLPFYEQENIKSALDSNADLVVQSYHKTLPALTQTAVLHLNTDKIDHKKLEKKLFTFQTTSPSYLLMNSMEYAFEFMRDDGAELLEILGDKIDSLSERLQKIDGCEIYNIKSTNKNIENTKDFTKLLISVEGYSGYELEKILRNNYKIQVEMADFKCVVLILTVADTISDLERFYEIVEKICKDRPEHSVIKNIACNVRPEVKMTVAEAFSAACKNVRLKKASGEIAANFVIPYPPGTPIVVPGELIDDEVICCIEHLIEAGHEILGVDDGYIDIIIERM from the coding sequence ATGAAGAATAATTATATAGAAAAAAGTTTAGATGCTTATTCAAATGAAGTAGAAAAAAGGTATCATATGCCAGGTCATAAAGCAGCGTTTGCTTGGGAGCCACTGGAAAACGCTTTAAAATACGATGTAACCGAAGTTGATGGCACGGACAACCTAATGCATCCCGAAGGCGCAATTAAGCTCTTTATGGATGAAATGACAGGGTTTTATAAAACAAAAAGAACATATATTTCTGTAAATGGAAGCACAGGGGCGCTGATGGCTGCTATATCTACTGTTTGCGATAGAGGTGATAAAGTTATAGTCCAGAGAGATGCGCATAAGTCTATATACAATGCTATAGGGTTATTGGATTTAAAAACTACGTATGTATATCCCAAAATAGATTCTAATTGGAGAGTACCAATGGGTGTAGATGTTGAGGAAATATCGTCAGCCATAAAAAGCAATATTGAAGCTAAAGCATTGATATTGACACATCCAAACTATTATGGATTTGGTCAAAATTTAGACGAGATAGTAAAGCTAGCACATGAAGCAGGTTTATATGTCATAATAGACGAAGCGCACGGCGCACACTTACCATTTTATGAGCAAGAAAATATAAAATCAGCACTTGATTCAAATGCAGACTTAGTAGTACAGAGCTATCACAAAACACTTCCAGCGCTTACACAAACTGCTGTTTTGCATTTAAATACAGATAAAATAGATCATAAGAAATTGGAAAAGAAATTGTTTACATTTCAAACGACAAGCCCGTCGTATTTGCTAATGAACTCAATGGAATATGCATTTGAGTTTATGAGAGATGATGGAGCAGAATTGTTAGAGATACTAGGGGACAAGATTGATAGCTTGTCAGAAAGATTGCAGAAAATAGATGGGTGCGAAATATATAATATAAAAAGCACGAATAAAAATATAGAAAACACAAAGGATTTCACTAAATTATTAATAAGTGTAGAAGGATATTCAGGATACGAATTGGAGAAAATACTTAGGAATAACTATAAGATACAAGTCGAAATGGCTGATTTTAAATGCGTAGTGTTGATATTAACTGTAGCAGATACAATTAGTGATTTAGAAAGATTTTATGAAATAGTGGAGAAGATATGCAAGGATAGACCGGAACATAGTGTTATAAAAAATATTGCCTGCAATGTAAGACCAGAGGTTAAAATGACTGTGGCGGAAGCATTTAGCGCAGCTTGCAAAAATGTCAGACTAAAAAAAGCTAGCGGAGAAATTGCTGCAAATTTTGTTATACCCTATCCTCCAGGAACTCCAATAGTGGTACCTGGAGAGTTAATAGATGACGAGGTGATTTGCTGTATAGAGCATTTGATAGAAGCAGGTCATGAAATACTCGGAGTAGATGACGGATATATTGACATAATAATAGAGAGGATGTAG
- the tmk gene encoding dTMP kinase, which translates to MGGLFIVIEGPDACGKTTQIEMLRRYLEENNKEIIMTREPGGTEISEKIRSLVLDPINENMAKETEALLYAASRAQHYVEKIRPALEQGKVVICDRFVHSSLVYQGFARGLGVERVKEINDFALSGYLPDLILYFDIDYETACKRLEGRGELDRLERAGEEFHRSIYKGYEEVFAKYDQNVQIIDSREDIETVFESVKKVLENYL; encoded by the coding sequence GTGGGAGGATTATTTATAGTAATAGAGGGTCCAGATGCTTGCGGAAAAACAACGCAAATAGAGATGCTACGAAGATACTTAGAAGAAAACAACAAAGAAATAATAATGACTAGGGAACCAGGCGGCACGGAAATAAGCGAAAAGATAAGATCTCTCGTATTAGATCCAATAAATGAAAATATGGCCAAAGAAACAGAGGCACTGCTGTATGCGGCTAGTAGAGCGCAGCATTATGTAGAAAAAATACGACCTGCGTTAGAGCAGGGAAAGGTAGTTATTTGCGATAGATTTGTTCATTCAAGTTTAGTTTATCAGGGATTTGCTAGAGGACTTGGGGTAGAAAGAGTAAAAGAGATAAATGACTTTGCACTTTCAGGATATCTTCCAGATTTGATATTATATTTTGATATTGATTATGAAACTGCGTGTAAGAGGTTAGAAGGACGTGGCGAACTTGACAGACTTGAAAGAGCAGGAGAAGAATTTCACAGATCTATTTACAAGGGTTATGAAGAGGTTTTTGCTAAATACGATCAGAATGTTCAAATCATTGATTCGCGAGAAGATATAGAGACTGTATTTGAAAGCGTAAAAAAAGTGTTGGAAAATTATCTTTAA
- a CDS encoding cyclic-di-AMP receptor, translating into MKLVVAIVQDEDAVKLVEALGENKFGVTKLATTGGFLKAGNTTLIIGTPKEKVDDVLAIIEENCKSRTKMTTANTGTPWPNGAYVPYPIEVTIGGATIFVIDVEQFKKI; encoded by the coding sequence ATGAAATTAGTTGTGGCAATAGTTCAAGACGAAGATGCAGTTAAGCTAGTTGAAGCACTTGGTGAAAATAAATTTGGTGTAACTAAATTAGCAACAACGGGAGGGTTTTTGAAAGCTGGAAATACGACGCTCATAATTGGAACTCCGAAGGAAAAAGTTGATGATGTATTAGCTATAATCGAAGAAAATTGCAAATCAAGGACAAAAATGACTACAGCAAACACTGGAACACCTTGGCCAAATGGAGCTTATGTTCCATATCCGATAGAGGTCACAATAGGTGGAGCTACTATTTTTGTAATTGATGTAGAGCAATTTAAGAAGATATAG
- the holB gene encoding DNA polymerase III subunit delta': MENRIVGHETLINHFIDMIGSKKLSHGYLFKGPAGLGKKLTARYLAKVLLCENSDTEPCGSCDSCMQFDSGNHPDFFEHVPDGSRFKREQIDLIQKEMSVRPFGDKKVFILESADNMTIQAQNTFLKTLEEPPEYVVIFMVATNAQRLLPTILSRCQEIAFYPIEQSDIEEYLVEKYKIEVSRARLLSSYSNGIIGKAVLFATDDSFEDRRAHILNLIDEVLGGTLLMVLKMSNELQDKKSEINDIIELFRIYFRDLLIVKMTGTVDQIINSDYKEILYKQSQRVSRDGLFKIIDAIEALDKDLKYNINYTAAIDQLLLTMQEV, translated from the coding sequence ATGGAGAATAGAATTGTTGGTCATGAGACTTTAATCAATCATTTTATTGATATGATAGGGAGCAAAAAGTTGTCACATGGATATTTGTTTAAGGGACCAGCTGGTTTGGGAAAGAAATTGACGGCTAGATATTTGGCTAAAGTGCTATTGTGTGAAAATAGTGATACAGAGCCATGTGGGAGTTGTGATAGTTGTATGCAATTTGATAGTGGAAATCACCCTGATTTTTTTGAGCATGTTCCAGATGGAAGTAGGTTTAAGAGGGAGCAGATTGATTTAATTCAAAAGGAAATGAGCGTGAGACCATTTGGCGACAAGAAGGTATTTATTTTAGAGTCAGCTGATAATATGACAATACAGGCTCAGAATACATTTTTGAAGACACTAGAAGAACCACCAGAATACGTTGTTATATTTATGGTTGCAACAAATGCACAAAGGTTATTGCCAACTATTTTATCAAGATGTCAGGAGATAGCATTTTACCCTATAGAGCAGAGCGATATAGAAGAGTATTTGGTTGAAAAATATAAAATAGAGGTAAGTAGGGCTAGACTCTTGAGCTCATATTCCAATGGAATAATAGGAAAGGCAGTTCTATTTGCAACAGATGACTCATTTGAAGATCGAAGAGCACATATATTAAATTTGATAGATGAGGTTCTAGGTGGAACACTCTTGATGGTTTTAAAGATGAGTAATGAGCTTCAAGACAAAAAATCAGAAATTAATGATATAATAGAATTGTTTAGAATTTATTTTAGAGATTTGCTAATAGTAAAAATGACAGGTACGGTAGATCAGATTATAAATTCAGATTATAAAGAAATTCTATACAAACAGTCACAAAGGGTAAGCAGAGATGGTTTGTTCAAAATTATCGATGCTATAGAAGCTCTCGACAAAGATTTAAAATACAATATAAACTATACAGCAGCAATAGATCAATTGCTTTTAACCATGCAGGAGGTGTAA